In one Oreochromis aureus strain Israel breed Guangdong linkage group 2, ZZ_aureus, whole genome shotgun sequence genomic region, the following are encoded:
- the LOC116328922 gene encoding uncharacterized protein LOC116328922 — translation MYWIRIVSGSSAEFLGGTFTFDYNGVNNTPHITAKQEPGTFILEISKVNLSDIGLYYCIKVRQLAMTFLKGTFLTIEELEPDITDIFQMPPSDHVYQGDPVALQCSLLINTEKKTCSGNHSVYWFRAGTDESQPSLIYAHGNTGDECNKSAEDPSQYKCDYSFSKNVSTADAGSYYCAVATCGQIIFGNGTKLNIKGPSTWDLQKANTVLFLLSAALATSLIVIAYLIKKLSVCCPDTDLGTTSGNHENQERGENSMVYSAATFTIKKSGKLVRRNEKTEEEATVYSDISASAVK, via the exons ATGTACTGGATAAGGATAGTTTCTGGAAGCTCGGCTGAATTCTTGGGAGGAACATTTACCTTTGACTATAATGGTGTTAACAACACTCCCCATATTACAGCAAAACAAGAGCCTGGAACTTTTATTCTTGAAATAAGTAAAGTTAATCTAAGTGACATTGGCCTTTACTACTGTATAAAAGTCAGGCAGCTTGctatgacatttttaaaaggaACGTTTCTTACAATTGAAG AACTAGAACCTGATATCACTGACATTTTTCAAATGCCTCCATCTGATCATGTCTATCAAGGAGATCCAGTGGCTCTGCAGTGTTCACTCCTCATTAACACTGAGAAGAAAACTTGTTCTGGAAATCACAGTGTATACTGGTTCAGAGCTGGAACAGACGAGTCTCAACCCAGTCTAATTTATGCTCATGGAAATACTGGTGATGAATGTAACAAGAGTGCCGAGGATCCTTCCCAATACAAATGTGACTATAGCTTCTCCAAGAACGTCAGCACTGCTGATGCTGGGTCTTACTACTGTGCTGTGGCCACATGTGGACAGATCATTTTTGGAAATGGAACAAAGCTGAACATTAAGG GGCCCAGCACATGGGACTTGCAGAAGGCCAATACAGTTCTCTTTCTGTTATCTGCTGCACTGGCTACAAGTCTAATTGTTATAGCCTACCTCATCAAGAAATTAAGTGTTTGCTGCCCTG ACACAGATCTTGGAACAACCAGTGGCAATCACGAGAATCAGGAG AGAGGTGAGAACTCGATGGTTTATTCAGCAGCAACTTTCACCATAAAGAAAAGTGGCAAATTAGtgagaagaaatgaaaaaacagaagaggaagCAACAGTCTACTCTGATATCAGTGCTTCTGCAGTAAAATAA
- the LOC116328916 gene encoding uncharacterized protein LOC116328916, producing the protein MRNIFYLYLMLSIGRCSDEQIFETKIVRVGKEIKLTCPRREVGTLFWIKLVSGDFPKILGRSFTFQRGDERIRTATETGAFVLYITKARQSDTGVYFCMKTGKEDFKILSGIFLKVEGPEPAFSTAPPSDPVHEKPIFTLQCSVLHDCQNKACPAADTVFCLNAKSQKFHSTLNYTHINGGAEYEKNLDGLSATKCFSSYLRNFSTFDSQTYYCATATCVESFSEDTTKADTEGDQQEQYSSLFFMCYFGYKSDCYSLSNLFNQEPEEAIICGL; encoded by the exons ATGaggaatatattttatttatatctgaTGCTTAGTATTGGAC GTTGCTCAGATGAACAGATTTTTGAGACCAAGATTGTTCGTGTTGGAAAGGAGATAAAACTGACATGCCCCCGTAGGGAAGTAGGAACCTTGTTTTGGATCAAGCTTGTTTCTGGAGACTTTCCTAAAATCTTAGGAAGGTCATTTACCTTCCAGCGTGGTGATGAGCGCATTAGAACTGCAACAGAAACTGGAGCATTTGTTCTGTATATTACAAAAGCTCGGCAAAGTGATACAGGTGTTTACTTCTGtatgaaaacaggaaaagaagaCTTTAAAATTTTGAGTGGAATATTCCTGAAAGTTGAAG GACCAGAACCAGCTTTCTCTACAGCTCCTCCATCTGATCCTGTCCATGAGAAACCTATATTCACTCTGCAGTGTTCAGTCCTCCATGACTGCCAGAATAAAGCATGTCCAGCAGCTGATACGGTGTTTTGTTTGAATGCTAAATCGCAAAAATTTCACTCCACTTTAAATTACACTCATATAAATGGTGGAGctgaatatgaaaaaaactTGGATGGACTATCAGCAACGAAATGCTTCTCCAGCTACTTGCGAAACTTCAGCACCTTCGATTCTCAGACATATTACTGTGCCACGGCCACATGTGTGGAGTCATTTTCTGAAGATACAACAAAAGCTGATACTGAAGGCGA TCAACAAGAACAATATAGTTCTCTATTTTTTATGTGCTACTTTGGCTATAAGTCTGATTGTTATAGCCTCTCTAATTTATTCAATCAAGAACCTGAAGAGGCAATCATATGTGGATTGTAA
- the LOC116328915 gene encoding uncharacterized protein LOC116328915, which translates to MLLFWVTLILLHRVSALIPITTAQLGGPVTFTCVLPKTETGRRDIHWYQQRAGDTLKIIWTLKESATPKFAPAFDNSRWKANYDKNVSNLTILKTNQDDEGIYHCGFTEWLQDTTWTGTYLLVKGNTQTVNYTVVQEKTVHAGNSVTLQCSLFSDAENKTCPGGHHVFWFREGSHPDIIYTEGNRHHECEKRSEAQQSCVFRSSKNVSSSDATTYYCAVATCGLILFGNGTKQEMAQTAGSAFIALVIAIICLVISLVLNVIFICCRTPGAACEQIKKNSSSQARQDDLSQAVDDSIEGELNYAALQFSGRKTTRGKKKKGELETEESVYSQVKCRM; encoded by the exons ATGCTTTTGTTCTGGGTTACACTGATTCTTCTTCATCGAGTAT CTGCACTCATTCCAATAACTACAGCTCAACTTGGGGGACCTGTCACCTTTACATGTGTTCTGCCCAAAACTGAGACCGGCCGTAGAGATATCCACTGGTACCAGCAGAGAGCTGGTGACACACTGAAAATTATCTGGACACTGAAAGAATCGGCAACACCTAAGTTTGCACCTGCGTTTGATAACTCAAGATGGAAAGCTAATTATGATAAAAATGTCAGCAACCTGACCATTCTGAAAACAAATCAAGACGACGAGGGAATCTATCACTGTGGGTTCACAGAGTGGCTCCAAGATACTACATGGACCGGAACATATTTGTTAGTAAAAG GAAACACCCAGACAGTAAACTACACTGTAGTTCAGGAGAAGACAGTCCATGCAGGAAATTCAGTGACTCTtcaatgttcactattttctgACGCTGAAAATAAGACATGTCCAGGAGGTCACCATGTGTTCTGGTTCAGAGAAGGATCTCATCCTGATATCATTTACACTGAAGGAAACAGACATCATGAATGTGAGAAAAGATCTGAGGCTCAGCAGAGTTGTGTTTTTCGCTCTTCTAAAAATGTCAGCTCCTCTGACGCTACAACTTACTATTGTGCTGTGGCCACATGTGGGCTGAtattatttggaaatggaacTAAACAAGAAATGG cGCAAACGGCAGGTTCTGCATTTATTGCACTGGTGATAGCAATAATCTGCTTGGTTATTTCTCTAGTTCTTAATGTTATTTTCATCTGTTGCCGAACTCCAGGAGCAGCATGTGAACAAATTAAAA AAAACAGCTCGTCACAAGCAAGGCAAGATGACTTGAGCCAAGCTGTGGATGACAGT ATTGAAGGTGAACTGAACTATGCTGCACTGCAATTCTCTGGAAGGAAAACGACaagaggaaagaagaagaagggtgAACTGGAAACTGAAGAAAGTGTGTACTCTCAAGTAAAATGCAGAATGTGA
- the LOC116328927 gene encoding uncharacterized protein LOC116328927, translating into MLIIFCILLSFKVCWCTDDLFFGTKTIGAGENVTLTCARPTSDYEATLYWIRIVSGSWPEFLGGTFAFDYVGVNKTPHITTKQEPGTFILEITEVNQSDTGLYYCIKVKLLAMTFLKGTFLRIKELEPTINDTIQVFPSDHVHPGDPVTLQCSVLSNSENKTCPRNHSVFWFSVRSDKSHPNVIYTNENSDKCEKIQEASFTQKCVYSFSKNVSSDDAGSYYCAVATCGHIIFGNGIRLDVTALTTWNLQKANTAIFLLCAVLVTSLVVIAFLIYTIKEKKFNCCKDVGTVSGEEQSQQTVEDSVVYSSTTFTWRKTDKVEQRSSRKAEEKTVYTGVRDL; encoded by the exons ATGCTGATCATATTTTGCATACTACTGAGCTTCAAAGTTTGTT GGTGCACAGATGATCTGTTCTTTGGAACAAAGACTATTGGTGCTGGAGAAAATGTGACTCTGACATGTGCGCGCCCGACATCTGATTATGAAGCAACCTTGTATTGGATCAGGATTGTTTCTGGAAGCTGGCCTGAATTCTTGGGAGGAACATTTGCCTTTGATTATGTTGGTGTTAACAAGACTCCTCATATTACAACAAAACAAGAACCTGGAACATTTATTCTGGAAATAACTGAAGTTAATCAAAGTGATACTGGTCTTTACTACTGCATAAAAGTTAAACTGCTTGCTATGACATTTTTAAAGGGAACATTTCTGAGAATTAAAG AACTAGAACCAACTATCAATGATACCATTCAAGTGTTTCCATCTGATCATGTCCATCCAGGAGACCCAGTGACTCTGCAGTGTTCAGTTCTCTCTAACTCTGAGAACAAAACATGTCCTCGAAATCACAGTGTGTTTTGGTTCAGTGTTAGATCTGATAAATCTCATCCTAATGTAATTTATACAAATGAAAACAGTGATAAATGTGAGAAGATTCAAGAGGCTTCCTTCACACAGAAATGTGTCTACAGCTTCTCCAAGAATGTCAGCTCTGATGATGCCGGGTCGTACTACTGTGCTGTGGCCACATGTGGACATATCATTTTTGGTAATGGAATAAGACTGGACGTTACAG CACTCACCACATGGAATTTGCAGAAGGCCAATACAGCCATCTTTCTGTTATGTGCTGTTTTGGTTACAAGTCTGGTTGTTATCGCCTTCCTCATTTATACCATCAAGGAGAAAAAATTTAATTGTTGCAAAG ATGTTGGAACAGTCAGTGGTGAGGAGCAGAGTCAGCAG ACAGTTGAAGATTCAGTGGTTTATTCATCAACAACTTTCACCTGGAGAAAAACTGACAAAGTGGAGCAAAGGAGTTCCAGGAAAGCAGAGGAAAAGACAGTCTACACTGGTGTGAGAGATTTGTAG